The segment CTCACAGGGAAGAAATCATTCAGGATCTGTACAAACAAGAGGAGGATCCTAAAAGGGGAGTTATCCATGGTGTGGAATGATTAGGTTAGTTTTCCCACTCTTTgacttttttcttatttatttcctTCCCTACTAATGTATTCCCATTTTCCAGAGAGCATTTGGTGGCTTTCTACAAATCCACTAAGCTTAAACCTCACAGGCTCATATTCTACAGGTCTGGTTGATGTTTGCCTTTACTATCTGgtgttattttcatttatagtaaaCTTATGTTACTGATTATCGAAATGGTAGGGATGGGGTGAGTGAAGGACAATTCAGTCAGGTCCTTCTTCATGAAATGGAGGCTATAAGGAAGGTATGCCTTTTTGTGCATTCTTAGATATTCCATCTAAATCATTGTTCTTTTTATATTGTTTATTTTTGCATGATGATTAAATGATGATTTTCAGGCCTGCAACTCTATTGAGGAAAATTATATGCCAAGGGTCACTTTTATCGTCGTGCAAAAGAGGCATCACACACGTCTTTTTGCTGCTAATCACAATGATAGGAATAACACTGATAGGAGCGGCAACATTCTTCCTGGTATCAATTATGCTGTCAGATATATCCTTACAGGATTAATCACCTTTCATATTCCTCTATCTAACAATGCTTGCTTTCTCTCATTATTAGGCACCGTTGTCGATACAAAGATGCCACCCAACCGAGTTCGATTTCTATCTGTGCAGCCATGCTGGCATCCAGGTTTAAAACTCTTCTGGTGCTGACTTTTAATCCATTTATATGTGTAGCCttcatttttgttaatttatttaatcTGTTGCTTGCTTCCGAGCAGGGTACAAGCCGCCCCACCCACTATCATGTACTCTATGATGAGAACGCGTTCACAGCCGATGGTCTGCAAATGCTGACAAACAGCTTGTGCTATACGTGAGTGTTCTCTTTAAATCACATTGCATACATTTATGCTGCATTGCTCTAACGACTCTTCTCATTTTCAGGTATGCGAGATGTACTCGCTCGGTGTCCCTAGGTCAGTactcattgttttttttttctgatcaAGTTCCAACTCTGTCTTCTGTAATCTTTCTTAAATTAGCATCTACCTTGTGTTTGCAGTTCCTCCTGCATACTATGCGCATCTTGCAGCTTTCCGTGCTCGTTACTATATTGAAGGCACTGACTTCTCTGACAGTGGATCGGCTTCTGATGCTGGTCGGGGTGCTACACGGGAGAGGAACAGAGAGGTTGGACCTCTGCCCAAGATCAAAGACAATGTGAAGGATGTGATGTTTTACATCTGATCCTTCTGCATTTTTTGATGGTAATATATTATCTGATGCTGCCTTAAAAACAATTCAGTTTTTGCCTAAACTATAAACGATTGGCCTTTTGATGGATATAATCTCTGTTTTAAGAGGTTGTTTTTTGAGTGCCTCTGCATTTCTTGCTCTGCAGTTTCTTTAAACTATTTTGGAATGTACAAAGAAGAATCGAGGTTACTTTTTATATGAAAGTTGTTAATATTCAGGCAAAATGGTTTAGTTGCCTCTTCTGAGTTTGCAGTTTGTTACTGTGTTCtttaaatttgtgaatttaaGCAGTAGATGACTGAGATTCAGTCGAATTTATGTCTTT is part of the Salvia splendens isolate huo1 unplaced genomic scaffold, SspV2 ctg57, whole genome shotgun sequence genome and harbors:
- the LOC121790646 gene encoding protein argonaute MEL1-like; protein product: MLTNSLCYTYARCTRSVSLVPPAYYAHLAAFRARYYIEGTDFSDSGSASDAGRGATRERNREVGPLPKIKDNVKDVMFYI